A part of Streptomyces sp. NBC_00557 genomic DNA contains:
- a CDS encoding UbiX family flavin prenyltransferase codes for MPWIVGVSGASGTPYAAAVLRALLDAGEAVDLVVSRASRLTLLDETGIAFRDAHWRDDLREWLARGADGKPGVFDADVSAVRYWSAGDLAAGPSSGSYPAKGMLIVPASTACVAGVALGLSKDLLQRAASVTLKERRTLVVAVRETPLNGQTLRHLVALDDAGARVVPTSPAFYAGATHIQDLVDFVAGRVLDAAGVGHGLYRRWKGELGGGAPGE; via the coding sequence GTGCCTTGGATCGTGGGGGTGTCCGGGGCTTCCGGGACGCCGTACGCGGCCGCGGTGCTGCGGGCGCTGCTGGACGCGGGGGAGGCGGTCGACCTCGTGGTCAGCCGGGCCTCGCGGCTGACGCTGCTGGACGAGACGGGCATCGCGTTCCGGGACGCCCACTGGCGGGACGACCTGCGGGAATGGCTCGCCCGGGGCGCCGACGGCAAGCCCGGGGTCTTCGACGCCGACGTCAGCGCGGTCCGGTACTGGAGCGCCGGCGACCTCGCCGCGGGGCCGTCCTCCGGGTCGTACCCGGCGAAGGGCATGCTGATCGTGCCCGCCTCCACCGCGTGCGTGGCCGGCGTGGCGCTCGGGCTGTCCAAGGACCTGCTCCAGCGTGCGGCGAGCGTCACCCTGAAAGAGCGCCGGACGCTGGTCGTGGCCGTCCGGGAGACCCCCTTGAACGGCCAGACCCTGCGGCATCTCGTGGCGCTGGACGACGCCGGCGCCCGCGTCGTGCCGACCTCGCCCGCCTTCTACGCGGGCGCCACCCACATCCAGGACCTGGTGGACTTCGTCGCCGGGCGGGTGCTGGACGCGGCGGGCGTCGGGCACGGCCTGTACCGGCGCTGGAAGGGCGAGCTGGGCGGCGGCGCACCGGGCGAGTAA
- the mqnP gene encoding menaquinone biosynthesis prenyltransferase MqnP, with product MTTAVIQPGRTRAFLRLVMIEHSVFALPFAYIASLTAMYEWDRNIHWGRLLLVTVCMVGLRTFAMAVNRIIDREIDARNPRTAHRELVTGAMTVRHAWTGALIAVVVFLGAAALLNPLCLALAPVAVVPMVVYPYGKRFTNFPQAILGLAQAMGPIGGWLAITGEWSWTAVILGLAVGVWIGGFDLIYACQDVETDREIGVMSVPARFGIPAAIWGARACHTITTALFVWYALVTHAGAFFWLGLLIVAGAFVYEHRIVRPHDLSRLNRAFFSVNGFIGIALFVCALLDLLVRGLTP from the coding sequence GTGACCACCGCAGTCATCCAGCCGGGCAGGACGCGGGCCTTCCTGCGCCTGGTGATGATCGAGCACTCGGTCTTCGCGCTCCCCTTCGCCTACATCGCCTCCCTGACGGCGATGTACGAGTGGGACCGGAACATCCACTGGGGCCGGCTGCTGCTGGTCACCGTCTGCATGGTGGGCCTGCGCACGTTCGCGATGGCCGTCAACCGGATCATCGACCGCGAGATCGACGCCCGTAACCCCCGTACGGCCCACCGCGAACTGGTGACCGGCGCGATGACCGTCCGGCACGCGTGGACCGGCGCGCTGATCGCGGTCGTCGTCTTCCTCGGCGCCGCGGCCCTGCTCAACCCGCTGTGCCTGGCGCTGGCCCCCGTCGCCGTGGTCCCGATGGTGGTGTATCCGTACGGCAAGCGGTTCACCAACTTCCCGCAGGCCATCCTCGGCCTCGCCCAGGCCATGGGCCCGATCGGCGGCTGGCTGGCGATCACCGGCGAGTGGTCCTGGACGGCGGTGATCCTCGGCCTCGCCGTCGGCGTCTGGATCGGCGGCTTCGACCTGATCTACGCCTGCCAGGACGTGGAGACCGACCGCGAGATCGGCGTGATGTCGGTGCCGGCCCGGTTCGGCATTCCCGCCGCCATCTGGGGCGCGCGCGCCTGCCACACGATCACGACGGCCCTGTTCGTCTGGTACGCCCTCGTGACCCACGCGGGCGCGTTCTTCTGGCTCGGCCTGCTGATCGTCGCCGGCGCCTTCGTCTACGAGCACCGCATCGTCCGCCCACACGACCTGTCCCGCCTGAACCGGGCGTTCTTCTCGGTCAACGGGTTCATCGGCATTGCCCTGTTCGTGTGCGCGCTGCTTGACCTCCTGGTCCGGGGTCTGACTCCCTGA
- a CDS encoding menaquinone biosynthesis decarboxylase: MAYDDLRSLLRALEREGDLKRVKAEVDPYLEVGEIVDRVQKSGGPALLFENVKGSAMPLAMNVFGTDRRLLKALGLTSYGEISEKIGGLLRPELPHGFVGVREAFGKLGAMTHVPPKKVKEAPVQEVVLHGDEVDLDRLPALFTWPKDGGSFFNLGLTHTKDPETGIRNLGLYRLQRHDKRTIGMHWQIHKDSRNHYQVAARRGERLPVAIAFGCPPAVTYASTAPLPGDIDEYLFAGFIAGKRIEMVDCKTVPLQVPANAEVVLEGWLEPGEMLPEGPFGDHTGFYTPQEPFPALKIDCVTMRKRPLLQSIVVGRPPTEDGPLGRATERFFLPLLKIIVPDIVDYHLPEAGGFHNCAIVSIDKKYPKHAQKVMHAIWGAHMMSLTKLIVVVDADCDVHDLHEVAWRALGNTDYARDLTVVEGPVDHLDHASYQQFWGGKAGIDATKKWPEEGYTRDGGWPDMVLSDPATAALVDRRWKEYGL; the protein is encoded by the coding sequence ATGGCTTACGACGATCTTCGCTCCCTGCTGCGCGCGCTGGAGCGCGAGGGCGACCTCAAGCGCGTCAAGGCCGAGGTCGACCCGTATCTCGAGGTCGGGGAGATCGTCGACCGGGTGCAGAAGTCCGGCGGCCCGGCGCTCCTCTTCGAGAACGTGAAGGGCTCGGCGATGCCGCTCGCCATGAACGTCTTCGGCACCGACCGGCGGCTGCTGAAGGCGCTGGGCCTGACGTCGTACGGCGAGATCTCCGAGAAGATCGGCGGTCTGCTGCGCCCCGAACTGCCGCACGGCTTCGTCGGCGTGCGCGAGGCCTTCGGCAAGCTCGGCGCGATGACGCACGTGCCGCCGAAGAAGGTCAAGGAGGCTCCCGTGCAGGAGGTCGTGCTGCACGGCGACGAGGTGGACCTCGACCGGCTCCCGGCGCTGTTCACCTGGCCCAAGGACGGCGGCTCCTTCTTCAACCTGGGGCTCACCCACACCAAGGACCCCGAGACGGGCATCCGCAATCTCGGGCTGTACCGCCTCCAGCGCCACGACAAGCGCACCATCGGCATGCACTGGCAGATCCACAAGGACAGCCGCAACCACTACCAGGTGGCCGCGAGAAGGGGCGAACGCCTCCCGGTCGCCATCGCCTTCGGCTGCCCGCCGGCCGTGACGTACGCCTCCACCGCCCCGCTCCCCGGCGACATCGACGAGTACCTGTTCGCCGGGTTCATCGCGGGCAAGCGGATCGAGATGGTCGACTGCAAGACGGTCCCGCTCCAGGTGCCGGCGAACGCCGAGGTCGTCCTGGAGGGCTGGCTGGAGCCGGGCGAGATGCTGCCCGAGGGCCCCTTCGGCGACCACACCGGCTTCTACACCCCGCAGGAACCCTTCCCCGCGCTGAAGATCGACTGCGTGACGATGCGGAAGCGGCCGCTGCTCCAGTCGATCGTCGTCGGCCGCCCCCCGACGGAGGACGGCCCCCTCGGCCGGGCGACCGAGCGCTTCTTCCTCCCCCTGCTCAAGATCATCGTCCCGGACATCGTGGACTACCACCTGCCCGAGGCCGGCGGCTTCCACAACTGCGCGATCGTCTCGATCGACAAGAAGTACCCGAAGCACGCGCAGAAGGTCATGCACGCGATCTGGGGGGCGCACATGATGTCCCTGACCAAGCTGATCGTGGTCGTGGACGCCGACTGCGACGTGCACGACCTGCACGAGGTCGCCTGGCGCGCCCTCGGCAACACCGACTACGCCCGTGACCTCACGGTCGTCGAAGGCCCGGTCGACCATCTCGACCACGCCTCCTACCAGCAGTTCTGGGGCGGCAAGGCGGGCATCGACGCGACGAAGAAGTGGCCCGAGGAGGGCTACACCCGGGACGGGGGCTGGCCGGACATGGTCCTGTCGGACCCGGCGACGGCGGCCCTGGTGGACCGCCGCTGGAAGGAGTACGGCCTGTGA
- a CDS encoding PLD nuclease N-terminal domain-containing protein yields MFRYLPFLLVLALWIYAFVDCLNTPEDEVRHLPKVVWVIIILLFGEVLVGPVAWLITGRARRPVPAGGAEAGTGRWVAPDDNPEFLRSLNKDDPEQS; encoded by the coding sequence ATGTTCAGGTATCTGCCGTTCCTGCTGGTGCTGGCGCTGTGGATCTATGCCTTCGTGGACTGTCTGAACACCCCGGAGGACGAGGTGCGCCATCTGCCGAAGGTGGTGTGGGTGATCATCATCCTGCTCTTCGGCGAGGTGCTGGTCGGACCGGTGGCCTGGCTGATCACCGGCAGGGCGCGCCGGCCGGTGCCTGCGGGCGGCGCAGAAGCCGGAACCGGGCGGTGGGTCGCCCCCGACGACAACCCCGAGTTCCTCAGGTCCCTGAACAAGGACGATCCCGAGCAGAGCTGA